GATGACCGTGTCCGCGAGTCGTTGAAGGCCGCGACGGAACGCGGCATTCCCGTGATGGAAACGGGAAGGCCCGAGCTGGACCGGATGACGGACGAGGCCATCCACCAGGGCCTGGCCCTGCAGATCCCACCATATGAGTATGCGGAGCCGGTTGATCTGGCCGCGGAGACTTTGGAGAAGTGGCACAAGGGTCATGTGGGCAATGCACCCTTGTTTGTGGCTCTGGACGGCATCACGGATCCACGGAACCTTGGAGCCATTATCCGGTCGGTATCTGCGTTTAGCGGGCACGGCGTGATTGTGCCCGAACGTCGTTCGGTGGGCGTCACGGCGTCCGCATGGAAGACCAGTGCCGGTGCTGCCGTGCGAGTCCCCGTGGCCCGTGCTGGAAACCTGAACAACACGCTCAAGACGTTCAAGAAGATGGGCATCTTTGTCTTGGGATTGGATGGCGACGGCGATATTTCGTTGCCGGATCTGGCGCTTGCGAAGGATCCTATTTGCCTGGTGGTCGGCTCCGAGGGCAAGGGGCTGTCCCGGTTGGTGCGCGAGAACTGCGATCAGATTGTTTCCATTCCGATCAATTCCGCCATGGAGTCTCTTAACGCATCGATGGCTGTGGGCATCAGTCTGTATGAGGTTTCCCGGCAGCGGTCCGCGCGTTGATTCTTGAGTTCCGTCAATGAGTGATCCGCAATTCGAGGGCGCCTCCGTGGCGTCCTCTGCGGGTGCTTTTGTCCGTAGCGGAAGCCGGTCAAGACCTTTTCCTTTGGGAGTAACCATCGGATCGGATGGCCTCGGGGCAAATGCCGCGGTATTTGCGCCTGCCCAGACGGGCCTCACAGTGCATTTTCGTTCTGCAGACGGTCGCTGGAGTTCGGTCCCGCTGACAGATTTCACCGACGGGGTCCATCATGGGATCGTGCCAGGGTTGGAGGCGGGGTGTCTTTATGGCGTGTGGCCCCAGGGTCGCTCGCTTCATGGCGCACCGGAAAAGTCGCAGCTGTTGCTGGACCCGTATGGGCGTAGCGTCGAAACGATCCCTACGGACGCGGGGGTGCAGTATTGGTCGGCCGTCGTCGATCCTGCGTTCGATTGGGGTAATTCTTCCCGTCCCGGGATTCCGCTGCGGGACACGGTGATCTATGAGGCGCATGTCAAAGGACTGACAGTCGCCCATCCGGACATCCCCGAAGAGCTTCGTGGGACCTACGCGGGATTAGCTCACCCTGTGATGATCGAGCACCTGACTGCCCTCGGTGTGACGGCGGTGGAATTGCTGCCCGTGCATTTTCACATAGACGAGCCACACCTGCGTAGCTTGGGCCTTAGCAATTATTGGGGCTACAACACGCTCGGTTACTTTGCGCTTCACACTGAGTACGCCACGGAGTCCGCACGCAGCGCCGGGCCCAAGGGTGTGCAGGACGAGTTCAAGGGCATGGTGCGGCTCCTACATGAGGCCGGACTCGAAGTGATCCTCGACGTTGTGTATAACCACACTGCCGAGGGCGGTGCTGATCAGCCGGCCCTGAGCTGGCGGGGGCTGGGCGAGCAAGAGTATTACCGCCACCATCAGGATGGCAGCTACGCGGACACCACCGGGTGTGGAAATACCCTGGATTTCTCGCAGCCGTGGGTCGTGCAGTTTGCTCTGGACTCGCTGCGGTACTGGGTAGAGGAGTTCCGCATCGACGGATTCCGTTTTGATCTTGCGGTGTCACTGGCCAGGGATGCAAGCAACCGTTTCGACCCCTGGCACGCCTTCCTGGTTGCGGCTCGCGCAGACCCCTCTCTGTCCGGCGTCAAGCTCTTCGCCGAGCCGTGGGACGTGGGGCAGGACGGTTGGCAGACGGGTCGTTTCCCCGTGGGATGGGCGGACTGGAATGACAGGTTCAGGGATACGGTCAAGGACTTCTGGTTGGCGGATGCTGCATCAATGCACGACGGCGGCGGAGCAGGTTCGGTGGCGCATATCGCCGGTTGTCTGGCTGGTTCCGCGGATGTTTTTGCTCCGTCGGGCCGTTCTCCCTTGGCCTCGTTGAACTTCATCACCTCGCACGATGGTTTTACCCTGACTGATCTGACCGCCTACAACAGCAAGCACAATGAGGCCAACGGAGAGCACAACCGTGACGGCCATAGCGATAATCGGAGCTGGAATCATGGTGCGGAAGGGGCTACGCAGGACGCCGCGATCCTTCGATCCAGGGATCAGACTGCTCGCAACCTGATGGCCACACTGTTGCTTTCCCTCGGCATTCCCATGATCACGGCCGGAGACGATCTGGGTCGTTCGCAGCAAGGAAACAACAATGCATATTGCCAGGACAACGAGATTGCTTGGCTTGATTGGACGCGTAGTGGCCGCCAGCGGAAGATGTTCCACACCACTCGATCGCTGCTGAAGATTCGCCGTGAGTTCCTGGCGCATCAGCCGTACAGCTACCCGACGCGGGGTGACAGCTCATACCTGCTGTGGTTCAACGCGGAGGGACAACCTATGACTCAGGAGCAGTGGGGATCAGATAGGGTCGTGCAGCTGCTGCTGGGGTCACCGAACGGTATTCTCGACGGTCTTATTGTTGTTAACGGAGGGCTAAAGAACGTGGACGTTGTCTTGCCTCATCCTGCCGCGCTACGTGAGTTTGGATTATCGGAGGATGATGTCCTGTTATTCGATCGCAGATTCTCCACAGCGGTAACCGATTCGCGGCGCGGTCGCGTCACAGAGGGTGGACAGCAAGATCATGTGGAGGCAAACACTGTGACGGTTTATAGAGGCCGCGGCTGATGGCGTTTATCACAACAGCGAGCCGGGTGAAGCCGGCTGCGCGCGCGGCATGGGCGTTGATCCTGGTGTGCCTTCTGGGCGTTGTTCTGGGTGGGTGTGCTCTGATGGCGCCCGGAGGCACGGTATCCGCACCCACAAACCCCGCGCTGACAAATACGTCACCGTCAGCCCCCGCTTCCACTGCGCTGGTACCGGAGAATCACTCCGGGTTGCAGGGCATCGCCGAGAGTGAGCTTCCGCCGGAAGCATGGGACACGCTGGATCTCATCGGGCACGGTGGGCCTTTCCCGTTCGACCGAGATGGCCTCACCTTCCGTAATTCCGAGCGTCTCCTCCCAGCTGAACCGCGCGGTTACTACCGCGAGTACACGGTGATCACCCCTGGTGAGAGCGATCGTGGCGCCCGGCGCATCGTTGTGAGTGACGGTCTGGAAAAGTACTACACCTCGGATCACTACAGCACTTTCGCGTTCATTGAAGAGGGACAATGACCGGGACCACAGTGGATGAGGCAATCCGGGCAGCGGCCGCGGAGGGCCGGCGCACTATCGTCATCGGCCCTGTACCATCGTTGGCGAAACTCTATGACGAGTTCGCGGCGAAGCTCCATTTCCCTGGGCATTTTGGCCACAACCTGGATGCGCTCTATGACTGCCTGTTGGATTATGCTTTGGCTTTGAATGATCCAGTCACCCTCGTATGGGTGCTCGATCCGCAGGCTAAAGGCATCGACGTCGACGAGGTTTGCGGCATCCTTGAGGACGTCGAAAACTACGCCTCCTCAGGCAAAGGTAAAACCGCACCGTTCACGGCTCGCGTTCTGGACTGAGCGCAGTTCAGGCGTTCGCGACCAGGCCCAGTTCGGACCGCGAGGTCAGGTGCTGGTGAGCTGGAAGTACGCGCACTGTGTAGCCAAATGGCCCCGGATGGTTCACATCGATCTGGCCGGCAAACACGTACCGTCCTTGCCCAAGTCCTTCCACAGCGGACAGCGCTTGAAGCGCAACATCTGTTAGCTCATCAGAATCGCTGACTCGGCCATACACCGTTTCCACCAGCACATCCTCGGGTGAGAGTGCTCCCAGGGAAATGTAGGCACTCACGTCTAGCCGGTCCCCGATGTGAGGGTCCTCTGTCACGCCAGTGGAATCGACGTGTTCCACGGCGACAGCATCCCAGGTGTCCCGCAGCTGTCTGACGTATGTCGCCAACTGGCGGGCGGCGGCGTAATCATTGTCTCGTGCGGTGCGCCCGGACTGCGCCGCGGGAACGTACAACCCCTGAACGTAATCCTGCAGCATCCGTTCGGCGGAGACGGCAGGACCAAGCTCGGCGAGCGTATGCTTGACCATTGCCACCCAGCCGTGTGGAACGCCGTCGGACACGGCCGTGGCGGGCGCCGCATGGGCACCATAGGCTTCCTCGCGCTGTCCCTCGTAGAACAGTGGAGTGACCTGCGTTTCGAGCAGGTGGTAGAGCGCCGCCGATTCGATGTCATCTCGTTGCTCTCCCGGCGTTCCTGGTTCTGCCGTGGGAATGGCCCAGCCGTTGTGGCCGTCGTACATTTCATCCCACCAACCGTCGAGAACAGACAGATTGAGGCCGCCATTGATGGCGGACTTCATACCCGAGGTTCCGCAGGCTTCTAGGGGACGAAGAGGGTTGTTGAGCCAGACATCGCAGCCGGGAAACAGCGTCCTGGCCATGGCAATGTCGTAGTTGGGGAGGAATACGATCCGGTGGCGCACCTCAGGATCGTCCGTGAAGCGAACCAGGTCCTGAATCATGAGCTTGCCCTGCTCATCCGCAGGGTGAGACTTGCCGGCAATCACGAGTTGAATCGGACGCTCGTCGTCCAGCAGTAGCGCCTTCAGCCTCGCCGGGTCCCGGAGCATGAGAGTGAGCCGTTTGTAGGTGGGCACACGACGCGCGAACCCGATCGTGAGCACGCGCGGGTCGAGAACGGACTCGGTCCACTCCAGCTCCGACGGCGACGCGCCGCGCTTACGCCATGATGCCTTCAGCCGTAGTCGCACGTCCTTAATGAGCTGCTCGCGCATCTGACCTCGAAGTGTCCAGATGTCGGCGTCATCGACGTCGAGTGCCTTGCCCCAGGCCGGATCCAGAATGGACTCCCTACCAAATTTTTCCCGCGCGAAGTCCGCAATGAGGGGGTCTACCCACGAGGGTTCGTGCACTCCGTTGGTGACGGAACCGATGGGTACTTCCGCGGTGTCGAACCCAGGCCACAAACCGGAGAACATCCCGCGAGAGACCTGACCGTGAAGTTTCGCTACGCCGTTGGCGCGTTGTGCAAGTCGCAAACCCATGACGGCCATGTTGAACTTTGTCGGGTCGCCGTCGTCATAATCTTCGTGGCCCAGGGCAAGAACCTGGTCGATGGGGACTGAAGGTGCCAGCCCAGCGGCGAAGAAATGTGAGACCTGGTCCCGCTCAAATCTGTCGATCCCGGCGGGAACCGGAGTATGCGTGGTGAATACGGTAGACGCCCGCCCTGCCGCGAGCGCTTCATCCCAGCTGAGCCCGCCGTCCATGAGTTCGCGAATTCTCTCGATGCCAAGGAAGCCGGCGTGGCCTTCATTGGTGTGAAATACCTCTGGTGCCGGAGCGCCAGTGAGCTTTTCAAAAGCGCGCAGGGCCTTGACTCCGCCCATTCCCAGCAGGAGTTCCTGCTGCAGCCGGTGGTCGCCACCGCCGCCGTAGAGCCTGTCTGTAATGGACCGGGCAGCGTCGTCGTTCGAGGGAACGTTCGAGTCGAGCAGGAGTAACGGAACACGTCCGACGTCGGCGCGCCAGATCCTGGCGTGGAGCGCCCGCCCATTGGGCAAGGGCAGGGAAATCTCCGTGGGGGTGCCGTCGGATTCGCCAAGCAGCGTCAGGGGTAGTTCATCCGGGTCCAGTACTGGGTAGGTTTCTTGCTGCCAGGCGTCACGGCTGAGAGATTGCTTGAAATATCCGGACTGGTAGAGCAGGCCTACGCCAATTATGGGCACGCCGAGATCTGATGCGGCCTTCAGATGGTCACCGGCAAGGATGCCGAGTCCGCCGGAGTACTGGGGCAGTACGGCGCTGATGCCATATTCCGGGGAGAAATAGGCGATGCTTTCGGGGGCGTCCGGCCCCAGCGACTGGTACCAGCGCGGTTCGAAAAGGTACTCGTTGAGCTCACTGCCAAGATGGGTGATGCGATCCACCAGTTGGGGTGAGTCGGCGAGTTTCTGCAGCTGGTCTCTGCCCAGCGATCCGAGGAACACCAGGGGATCTTCGTTACTCGCTTCCCAGGCCGCCGGATCGATGTCGTGGAACAAGCGCCGAGTAGGCAGATGCCACGACCATCGGAGGTTGCGGGCCAGTTGGCCCAGCGTCGCGATGTTTTCCGGAAGCACGGTTCGGACAGTAAATCTGCGGATAGCCTTCACGAGCGCAACGTTAGCGCACTTCAGTCGTTGATCGGGAGCGGTGCTAAGCGAACTTTGAATACTTCTGCTGATTTCTTAGCAATCGGTCCTGATTGTCGATAACGTCTAACTTGTGAGTAAACCAAGCGAGACGCCACACGATGTCCTATCAGCGCCTGGAATCCGGTTCGGCCGGATCCCCATCACCGCAGTCTCTCCGGTTGTCGAAAGTGGGCTTTTTCCTGCCAAGGCCATGCCAGGGGAGGACATCGGCGTGGGTGCAACTGTATTCCGTGAGGGGCACGATCAGCTGGGAGTGACGGCGGTGCTGTCCGATCCCGCCGGCGCAGAGGTCCAACGGGTGGCCCTGCAGATTGCCGCGCCTGGCACCGACCGCTGGGAAGGTGTGATCCGGCCAACACACACCGGTAGGTGGACGTTCCGGGTGGAGGGATGGACGGATCGCTACGCTACGTGGAGCCACAACGCCAGCATCAAGATCGCTGCCGGAGTCGATGTCGACCTCATGTTGCAGGAGGGTGCGGCACTGTTCACAGATGCAGCCGCGGAATCGGATGTTCCGTCGTCGTGCCGTAGCGTTTTCAGGAGTGCAGGTGCAACTCTTGCCAATTTGTCGCTCTCCACCGAAGAGCGTCTGCACGCCGGACACGACGACGCAGTTCGGGCGGCCATTGCGGCTCATCCGCTGCGGAGCCACGTCAGTGGATCGTCGGAGTTCCCCCTTCAGGTAGAGAGAGAACGGGCAGGGCGCGGTTCTTGGTATGAGTTCTTCCCGCGGTCCGAGGGGGCGGTCTATGACTGGGTATCGAAGTCCTGGACGTCGGGGAACTTCCGGACGGCAGCCGAGCGGCTACCAGCGGTGGCAAAGATGGCGTTCGACGTCGTCTACCTGCCGCCGATCCACCCCATTGGTGTAACCCATCGGAAAGGCCCCAACAATACGTTGACGGCCGGCCCGACGGACCCCGGCTCCCCGTGGGCCATCGGGGCGGCCGAGGGTGGCCATGACGCCATCCATCCGGACCTGGGTACCTTCGCGGACTTTGACGCTTTCGTCGCTAGGGCGGAGGCACTCGGTATGGAAGTTGCACTCGATTTGGCGTTGCAAGCCTCACCGGACCATCCGTGGGTGGATGAGCATCCGGAGTGGTTCACTACGCGGGTTGACGGGTCCATCGCCTACGCAGAGAATCCGCCCAAGAAGTACCAGGACATCTACCCACTGAATTTCGATAATGACCCGGACGGTCTTTCGCGAGAAGTCCTACGGATCGTTCGTTTGTGGATCAGCCATGGTGTGCGGATATTCAGGGTGGACAATCCCCACACCAAACCCGTCATGTTCTGGGAGTGGCTTATCGGTCAGGTCAACGAAGAGGACCCCGGCGTCGTTTTCCTGGCGGAGGCATTTACCCGTCCGGCCATGATGCATGCCTTGGGCAGAGCCGGATTCCAACAGTCGTATTCCTATTTCACGTGGCGGAACACCAAGGAAGAGCTTGAGGAGTACTTCACGGAAGTCAGTCATGAAAGTCCTGCTTTCTTCAGGCCTAACTTTTTCGTCAACACTCCGGATATTCTCAGTGAGTTCCTACAGTATGGTGGGCCTGCCGGGTTCAAGATCCGGGCTGTTCTGGCATCCATGGCCAGCCCGCTCTGGGGAGTGTATTCGGGCTACGAGCTCTTTGAGCACGTAGCGCGTCCTGGAGCAGAGGAGAACATTGACAACGAAAAATTCCAGTATCGACCGCGCGATTACGAGGCAGCTGAGGCGGAGGGCCGAAGTCTGGCTCCATATCTGACGAGATTGAATGAGATCCGCAGGGCCCATCCGGCACTCGGAGATTTGCAGAACCTCACGTTGCACTCGAGTACTGACGAGGCAACGCTGGTCTTTTCGAAGCATAAAGAGACAGATAACGGCATGGACACCATCATTGTGGTCATCAATATAGACCCGCACAGTGCTAGGGAAAGTACCGTTACCCTAGATCTGGAAGCGCTGCGGCTTGAGGCAGGAGACCAATTCCCAGACGGATCTTTCTGGGTGGATGATCTGCTCAGCGGAAACAGCTGGCAGTGGAATATGAATAATTACGTGAGGCTGGATGCGCACGTGGAACCCGCTCACATCCTGTCGATTAGAAGGAGCCACTAGTGCCCTACCCGTACTCGCTGCATGCGCCAGGACTTACCCACGACCCGCACTGGTATCGGAAGGCTGTCTTCTATGAAGTTCTGGTCCGCGGTTTCGCGGATGCCAACGGGGATGGATCAGGCGATTTCTCCGGCCTGATCGAGCGTCTTGACTATCTGCAGTGGCTGGGAATCGACTGCCTGTGGATTCCGCCGTTCTTCAAGTCACCTTTGCGCGATGGCGGCTACGACATCGAAGACTATTACGACGTGCTGGACGAGTTCGGCACCATCAACGATTTCAAGCGGCTCGTCACGGAAGCACACGCCCGCGGTGTGCGCGTGGTCATCGACCTCCCGCTGAATCACACCTCTGACAAACACAACTGGTTCGAGGAATCCCGCACCAATCCTGACGGCCCCTATGGGGACTTCTACGTCTGGAGCGACACGGATGAGAAGTATGAGGATGCGCGGATCATTTTCGTGGATACGGAGGAGTCCAACTGGACCTTCGATCCCATTCGCCGTCAGTTCTTCTGGCACCGATTCTTCAGTCATCAGCCGGACTTGAACTTCGAGAACCCCAAGGTGATCGAGGCCCTGTACGACGTCGTCAGGTTCTGGCTGGATCAGGGCATCGACGGTTTCCGTGCGGACGCTATTCCCTACCTCTTCGAGGAGGATGGAACAAACTGCGAAAACCTGCCGAAAACGCACGCGTTCCTCAAGGACCTACGCGCAATGGTGGACCACGAGTACCCAGGCCGCGTCATCATCGCTGAAGCCAATCAGATGCCGGAAGAAGTGGTTGAGTATTTCGGTGATGAGAACGGGGCGGAATGCCACATGTGCTTCCACTTTCCGATCATGCCGAAGCTCTTTTATGCCCTGCGGGACCAGAAAGCCGCACCAATCATTCAGACGATGGCCGAGACCCCAGAAATCCCGGCCGGAGCCCAGTGGGGCACGTTCCTACGAAACCATGATGAGTTGACCCTCGAGATGGTCACTACCGAGGAACGCGAGGCCATGCTCGGCTGGTACGCCCCCGATTCACGCATGCGCGCGAACGTGGGTATCCGGCGCAGGCTGGCGCCTCTGCTCGATAATTCTCGCGCGGAAACAGAGCTCATTCATGCCATGCTGCTCTCTCTTCCGGGCAGTCCGTTCTTGTACTACGGGGACGAGATCGGCATGGGTGACAACATCTGGCTCGATGACCGTGACGCGTCTCGAACACCCATGCAGTGGAATCCAGACCGTAACGCTGGATTCTCCACAGCCGATCCAGGAAAGCTGTATCTTCCCGTCGTTCAATCCCTCGTTTATCACTACAATCACGTCAACGTTGAGGCGCATCTGGCCACGTCCGGGTCGCTGTTGCACTGGGTACGGCAGATGCTGGCAGTTCGTCGCGCCCATCCTGCGTTCGGGTTGGGGTCTTACCGCAGCGTCCCCACGGATTCCGAACATGTACTCGCTTTTCTTCGGGACTTACCGGAGGGGAATATCGAGGGCGAGCGTGCGGAGACCATTTTCTGCATTTTCAATCTCTCCCAGCATCCAGTCGCTGCACGCATGCAGTTGCCAGAGTATGCGGGCCGTGGTCTGCGTGATTTGTTCGGAGGTACGCCTTTTCCCGAGTTCGGCGCCGACGGCAGCATTACGTTGACCATGGGCAGCCATGACTTTTACTGGCTACGGATGCGCTCCGCGGCTTCTAATACGGCGTCACCCCAAACAGGGGTGCTTCCTGTGGTAACGGCTACGAAGGTGGTTGACTGATGTCGATTATGACCCCCGCGCTCCCTGATCTACTCGAATCCTGGCTGCCCGGCCAGCGCTGGTTCCCGTCCCGAGGCCGGGAGGTGAAGCTGCGCAGAGTGGGCGGCATTAAATTGCAGGACCCTGCTGGCGAGGTGGGACTTGAGGTGCACATTATCGCCGTTGTCTCTGGTCGGCGTACAGACGTCATTAGTGTGCCATTGAGTATCCGGTCCAAACCCGCGACGGAATCCGGCATGGTGTTCATCGGTGAATCGGAGCATTCGGAGCGCGGCAGACGCTGGGTTTATGACGGCACGTCGGATCCCGTGTTCGTTGCAGCATGGCTGGAGTTGATGCGTACTTCGGGTACCACGGCAGATGATCGCACTGAGGGCCAGGCCCATGGTGGGTTTGAGTCGTGGAACGGGTTTCCGCTCGCGGTCTCTTGCCGTGCCCTCGCCGGGGAACAGTCCAACACGTCAGTGGTTGTCGAGACCGACAGGGTCCCGCTGATTGTGAAGTTCTACCGCATTCTGGCGGAGGGAAACAGCCCTGATGTTGAGGTCAGTGCAGCCCTCACGAGTGCTGGTTCCACCGATGTTCCAGTAACTTACGGTGCGGTTCGAGGCAGCTGGCGCACGGGAAGCGGTGAGTCGGAGGAGTGGACCGGCGGTCACTTGAGTGTTGTGCGCGAATTTGTTCAGGACGGTACTGACGCGTGGCGCAGTGCCTCAGCCGCGGCTCTTGATGGTGTCGACTTCACGGCGGAGGCGGAAGAATTGGGCCGTGTCACTGGGCGTATCCATGCCCAGTTGCGTCGGGAACTGGGCTCGCGTGCGGCTACAGCGGATGAGACGCAGGAATTCTTGGAAACGGTGGTGCATCGCATCCAGTGGGCGTGGCGGGAAGGGCACGACGTCGTCGGTCCACTGGACGCAGAGGTGGACCGGTTACTGTCGCAGCTTCGTGCCTTGGAAGAGCTTCCGGAGCTGCAGCGGATCCATGCCGATTATCACCTCGGTCAGGTCCTTTATTCGCCTACCCGGGGCTGGATCGTTCTTGATTTTGAGGGGGAGCCGCTGCGCTCGGCGGCTGAGCGAAGCGTCCCGGATGTTCCGTTGCGGGACGTTGTGGGCATGCTGCGTTCTTTTGACTATGCGGCCGGGGTTGTCATCAACGCTGCGCCCCCGGCCAATCGAATCGGACGCACCGAGGAAGCGCGCCGGTGGGCCAAAGCAACCAGCCACGCCTTCCTGCGGGGCTACGAGGAGGAGTCGGGCAACAGAATCGACCCCACAGAAGTTCTTTTCACGGGGCTCTGGGTGGATAAGGCGCTGTACGAGGTCGTCTACGAACTACGAAGCCGCCCGGACTGGGTGGAGGTTCCTGCTACGGCGGTACGTCGCGCGCTCGATTCGATCCCGGGTGAGGTGTTGAGAGTGGAGGCTCCCGAACGAAGCAGCGTGCCGCAGTTCGTGCCTGCCGAGATTCTGCAGGCGGTGTCTGAGGGCCGGTATCATCAGCCTCATCAGGTGCTTGGTGCACATCTAGCCCCCGAGGAAGACCGTTCCGCACAGGAATTGGTCACCGTCCGCACGCTTCGCAGGCTCGCCCAGAGCGTCGAGGTCGTTAGCTCCAGCGGTACTTTTGCTCTTACCCATGAGCACAACGGGATCTGGGCCGGGACGGTGCCGGTTGAGCGGGCGGGGCACGTGCCGGACTACCGGCTGAGCGTGATGTACGACGGCGGCACTGCTGAAACGGTGGATGACCCGTATCGTTTCCTTCCCACTCTGGGTGAGATGGATCTGCACCTGATCGGCGAGGGACGGCACGAGTCGTTGTGGACGGTTCTTGGTTCCCATGTGCGACATTATTCGTCGGTCCTTGGTGATGTAAACGGTGTCAGTTTCGCTGTGTGGGCACCGAACGCACGTGCTATCCGCGTAAAAGCAGATTTCAACGGTTGGGATGGCTCCGTCCATGCCATGCGCAGCCTGGGTGGTTCAGGTGTGTGGGAGCTTTTCATCCCGGACGTTGAGACGGGAGCCCGCTATAAATATGAGATTCTCGGCAGCGACGGTCAGTGGCGGGATAAGGCGGACCCCATGGCGCGGTTCACTGAGGTTCCGCCGTTGACGGCCTCGCGCGTTGTCGAATCCACGTATTCCTTTGAAGACGATCAGTGGATGGCTGAGCGGGCTGAGCGTAATCCGCATAACGGGCCCATGAGTGTCTACGAAGTTCACCTGGGTTCCTGGCGGGTGGGCCTGAGCTACCGGGAACTTGCGGATCAGCTGGTTGAGTATGTGCAGTGGCAAGGATTCACCCACGTGGAATTGATGCCGGTGGCAGAGCATCCTTTCGGCGGTTCGTGGGGCTACCAAGTCACGTCTTACTATGCACCGACGTCGCGTTTCGGGGATCCTGATGATTTCAAGTTCTTGGTGGATCGGTTGCATCAGGCGGGTATCGGCGTCCTTCTTGACTGGGTGCCGGCGCACTTTC
This region of Arthrobacter roseus genomic DNA includes:
- the rlmB gene encoding 23S rRNA (guanosine(2251)-2'-O)-methyltransferase RlmB, which translates into the protein MANTGRPGAGRKNKKGPSAGTGGLGRKALEGRGPTPKAEDRTYHKAYKNKELAERSATKHSGRGPAGARGGSRGGRSKNAEEMVTGRNSVVEALRAGIPAKALHVAVRIDMDDRVRESLKAATERGIPVMETGRPELDRMTDEAIHQGLALQIPPYEYAEPVDLAAETLEKWHKGHVGNAPLFVALDGITDPRNLGAIIRSVSAFSGHGVIVPERRSVGVTASAWKTSAGAAVRVPVARAGNLNNTLKTFKKMGIFVLGLDGDGDISLPDLALAKDPICLVVGSEGKGLSRLVRENCDQIVSIPINSAMESLNASMAVGISLYEVSRQRSAR
- a CDS encoding alpha-1,4-glucan--maltose-1-phosphate maltosyltransferase translates to MSKPSETPHDVLSAPGIRFGRIPITAVSPVVESGLFPAKAMPGEDIGVGATVFREGHDQLGVTAVLSDPAGAEVQRVALQIAAPGTDRWEGVIRPTHTGRWTFRVEGWTDRYATWSHNASIKIAAGVDVDLMLQEGAALFTDAAAESDVPSSCRSVFRSAGATLANLSLSTEERLHAGHDDAVRAAIAAHPLRSHVSGSSEFPLQVERERAGRGSWYEFFPRSEGAVYDWVSKSWTSGNFRTAAERLPAVAKMAFDVVYLPPIHPIGVTHRKGPNNTLTAGPTDPGSPWAIGAAEGGHDAIHPDLGTFADFDAFVARAEALGMEVALDLALQASPDHPWVDEHPEWFTTRVDGSIAYAENPPKKYQDIYPLNFDNDPDGLSREVLRIVRLWISHGVRIFRVDNPHTKPVMFWEWLIGQVNEEDPGVVFLAEAFTRPAMMHALGRAGFQQSYSYFTWRNTKEELEEYFTEVSHESPAFFRPNFFVNTPDILSEFLQYGGPAGFKIRAVLASMASPLWGVYSGYELFEHVARPGAEENIDNEKFQYRPRDYEAAEAEGRSLAPYLTRLNEIRRAHPALGDLQNLTLHSSTDEATLVFSKHKETDNGMDTIIVVINIDPHSARESTVTLDLEALRLEAGDQFPDGSFWVDDLLSGNSWQWNMNNYVRLDAHVEPAHILSIRRSH
- a CDS encoding barstar family protein; amino-acid sequence: MTGTTVDEAIRAAAAEGRRTIVIGPVPSLAKLYDEFAAKLHFPGHFGHNLDALYDCLLDYALALNDPVTLVWVLDPQAKGIDVDEVCGILEDVENYASSGKGKTAPFTARVLD
- a CDS encoding ribonuclease domain-containing protein; the protein is MAFITTASRVKPAARAAWALILVCLLGVVLGGCALMAPGGTVSAPTNPALTNTSPSAPASTALVPENHSGLQGIAESELPPEAWDTLDLIGHGGPFPFDRDGLTFRNSERLLPAEPRGYYREYTVITPGESDRGARRIVVSDGLEKYYTSDHYSTFAFIEEGQ
- the glgX gene encoding glycogen debranching protein GlgX; translated protein: MSDPQFEGASVASSAGAFVRSGSRSRPFPLGVTIGSDGLGANAAVFAPAQTGLTVHFRSADGRWSSVPLTDFTDGVHHGIVPGLEAGCLYGVWPQGRSLHGAPEKSQLLLDPYGRSVETIPTDAGVQYWSAVVDPAFDWGNSSRPGIPLRDTVIYEAHVKGLTVAHPDIPEELRGTYAGLAHPVMIEHLTALGVTAVELLPVHFHIDEPHLRSLGLSNYWGYNTLGYFALHTEYATESARSAGPKGVQDEFKGMVRLLHEAGLEVILDVVYNHTAEGGADQPALSWRGLGEQEYYRHHQDGSYADTTGCGNTLDFSQPWVVQFALDSLRYWVEEFRIDGFRFDLAVSLARDASNRFDPWHAFLVAARADPSLSGVKLFAEPWDVGQDGWQTGRFPVGWADWNDRFRDTVKDFWLADAASMHDGGGAGSVAHIAGCLAGSADVFAPSGRSPLASLNFITSHDGFTLTDLTAYNSKHNEANGEHNRDGHSDNRSWNHGAEGATQDAAILRSRDQTARNLMATLLLSLGIPMITAGDDLGRSQQGNNNAYCQDNEIAWLDWTRSGRQRKMFHTTRSLLKIRREFLAHQPYSYPTRGDSSYLLWFNAEGQPMTQEQWGSDRVVQLLLGSPNGILDGLIVVNGGLKNVDVVLPHPAALREFGLSEDDVLLFDRRFSTAVTDSRRGRVTEGGQQDHVEANTVTVYRGRG
- the glgP gene encoding alpha-glucan family phosphorylase translates to MKAIRRFTVRTVLPENIATLGQLARNLRWSWHLPTRRLFHDIDPAAWEASNEDPLVFLGSLGRDQLQKLADSPQLVDRITHLGSELNEYLFEPRWYQSLGPDAPESIAYFSPEYGISAVLPQYSGGLGILAGDHLKAASDLGVPIIGVGLLYQSGYFKQSLSRDAWQQETYPVLDPDELPLTLLGESDGTPTEISLPLPNGRALHARIWRADVGRVPLLLLDSNVPSNDDAARSITDRLYGGGGDHRLQQELLLGMGGVKALRAFEKLTGAPAPEVFHTNEGHAGFLGIERIRELMDGGLSWDEALAAGRASTVFTTHTPVPAGIDRFERDQVSHFFAAGLAPSVPIDQVLALGHEDYDDGDPTKFNMAVMGLRLAQRANGVAKLHGQVSRGMFSGLWPGFDTAEVPIGSVTNGVHEPSWVDPLIADFAREKFGRESILDPAWGKALDVDDADIWTLRGQMREQLIKDVRLRLKASWRKRGASPSELEWTESVLDPRVLTIGFARRVPTYKRLTLMLRDPARLKALLLDDERPIQLVIAGKSHPADEQGKLMIQDLVRFTDDPEVRHRIVFLPNYDIAMARTLFPGCDVWLNNPLRPLEACGTSGMKSAINGGLNLSVLDGWWDEMYDGHNGWAIPTAEPGTPGEQRDDIESAALYHLLETQVTPLFYEGQREEAYGAHAAPATAVSDGVPHGWVAMVKHTLAELGPAVSAERMLQDYVQGLYVPAAQSGRTARDNDYAAARQLATYVRQLRDTWDAVAVEHVDSTGVTEDPHIGDRLDVSAYISLGALSPEDVLVETVYGRVSDSDELTDVALQALSAVEGLGQGRYVFAGQIDVNHPGPFGYTVRVLPAHQHLTSRSELGLVANA